Proteins from a single region of Megachile rotundata isolate GNS110a chromosome 7, iyMegRotu1, whole genome shotgun sequence:
- the LOC100877980 gene encoding uncharacterized protein LOC100877980 isoform X2, whose product MIRPLIEESTWCYWVVSVGALLSFLGLVVACICSCRRNENKSTSANRSLPDIPKDREKKVENTDASVSQSIYETTETIGDQSELYATVRDTAAKERISKEEIQEISHQRPLIQENSTDQYSRFTSPNSDTVEHPYAQLQNVQKTEVNQSNRNNVKQIPIDAEQPSTSTCQVGNGNPVAPPRTRRSSSHNSLLTNETATYDIQAANAISGGVQANQDLPYMTPPLSMLLPQSSQPRSNSPQQHFSGDSQDSKGYTSISVREPLANIIAQTKTICRQNQSIRPLTDPHYATVSDDSDEMYAAIDEQDKIYTSGSETYAQIQPTMTEVQRVTQNEQTLFSRAPSRTEETYSAPQPPSVDSLRHVAHAHSRQASSSSANSSIVNPASPKPEKRQANSPLPPPPPSEGTMETYASIEKRTKNEDRLKSTLSNEKSLEDMYAKVMKKKKDAEEQQSEHACPHSILLPSEIVAPAGTFRKPSLVEINRISSSSHDSIEVQKKESDSAHYSATSNNSISSFHSEVVLLKSPRSSDIADIKSYGIDHGYEAVAIDLLKTNPTTIREPRDPNYETLRSQEYSAKSVDYHQSGSSAAIGVRNGTDLPTAYTVPFKQPRQASNASSEDPGYEKVRLRKRRIDVDQDTDSEPNYESMPHDSGEPNYASVCRPGDSDTDPNYESVNHGDPNYESVKYMSVARTNEEPPYEQVNSYKTEHLDGYEKVRKQLSNADYERIYQDHSMDLIDNGDTDDEQYVQV is encoded by the exons ATGATACGGCCTCTCATCGAGGAAAGTACCTGGTGTTACTGGGTCGTCTCTGTTGGAGCATTGTTATCATTTCTTGGTCTCGTCGTTGCTTGTATTTGCAGCTGTCGCCGTAATGAGAATAA ATCAACCAGTGCCAATAGAAGTCTTCCGGATATTCCAAAAGACAGGGAAAAGAAAGTCGAAAATACAGATGCATCTGTATCCCAAAGTATTTATGAAACCACTGAAACTATCGGAGATCAATCGGAGCTGTATGCCACGGTTCGGGATACAG CGGCAAAGGAAAGGATATCGAAAGAGGAAATACAAGAAATTTCACATCAAAGGCCTTTGATTCAAGAAAACTCGACAGACCAGTATTCAAGATTTACGTCCCCGAATTCTGATACTG TCGAACATCCATACGCTCAACTTCAAAACGTTCAAAAGACTGAAGTTAATCAATCGAATAG AAACAATGTGAAACAAATACCGATCGATGCCGAGCAACCATCCACCTCAACGTGCCAGGTTGGAAATGGAAACCCGGTTGCTCCTCCGCGAACTCGTCGATCGTCCTCGCACAATTCGCTTTTAACCAATGAAACCGCTACTTATGACATTCAAGCGGCTAATGCCATATCAGGTGGAGTACAAGCTAATCAAGATTTACCGTACATGACGCCACCACTTTCGATGTTACTTCCTCAGTCGTCTCAACCCCGTTCCAATAGTCCGCAACAACACTTCAGTGGAGACTCCCAAGACTCGA AAGGATACACCAGTATAAGCGTAAGAGAACCTTTAGCTAACATCATAGCGCAAACGAAGACAATTTGTCGGCAAAATCAGTCTATCAGACCTCTTACGGACCCTCACTACGCGACGGTGTCGGATGACTCTG ATGAAATGTATGCCGCGATCGACGAACAAGACAAGATATATACTAGTGGCAGCGAAACGTACGCTCAAATACAACCAACCATGACAGAGGTTCAACGAGTAacgcaaaacgagcaaacgtTATTTTCACGAGCTCCGTCACGTACTGAGGAAACTTATTCTGCTCCACAACCTCCGAGCGTCGACAGTTTGCGACACGTTGCGCACGCCCATTCTAGACAAG CGTCGTCCTCGAGTGCCAACAGTTCTATCGTAAACCCTGCATCACCAAAACCGGAGAAACGCCAGGCTAACTCTCCGCTACCGCCGCCTCCACCTTCGGAAGGCACGATGGAAACGTATGCATCGATCGAGAAAAGAACGAAGAACGAGGACCGACTGAAATCGACGCTGTCGAACGAAAAATCGTTGGAGGATATGTACGCGAAGGtgatgaagaagaaaaaagacGCGGAAGAACAGCAGAGTGAGCATGCCTGTCCTCACAGTATTCTACTGCCTTCGGAAATCGTCGCTCCTGCTGGGACGTTCAGAAAGCCCAGTCTGGTTGAAATAAACAGAATTTCATCGTCTAGTCACGATTCTATCGAGGTACAAAAGAAAGAGTCTGATTCCGCCCATTATTCCGCCACTTCAAACAATTCTATTAGCAGTTTTCATTCGGAGGTTGTCCTTTTGAAGTCGCCTAGGAGTAGCGATATCGCGGATATAAAATCTTATGGAATCGATCATGGTTACGAAGCAGTTGCCATAGATTTACTGAAGACTAATCCAACGACGATTCGCGAGCCCCGTGATCCCAATTACGAAACACTACGCTCGCAGGAATATTCTGCGAAGAGCGTGGATTATCATCAGAGCGGTAGTTCGGCTGCGATAGGCGTACGAAACGGCACAGATCTGCCAACAGCTTACACCGTACCGTTCAAACAACCGAGGCAAGCGAGCAACGCTAGCAGCGAAGATCCTGGATACGAAAAGGTTAGACTGAGAAAAAGAAGAATCGACGTGGATCAAGACACGGATTCGGAACCAAATTACGAGAGTATGCCGCACGATTCGGGTGAACCTAATTACGCGTCGGTTTGCCGACCGGGCGACAGCGACACGGATCCTAATTACGAATCTGTCAATCACGGAGACCCGAATTACGAGAGCGTTAAATATATGAGCGTTGCTCGTACCAACGAAGAACCACCCTACGAGCAAGTGAACTCGTATAAAACCGAACATCTAGACGGATACGAAAAAGTGAGGAAGCAGTTATCCAACGCCGATTACGAAAGGATATACCAGGATCATTCTATGGACCTGATCGATAACGGGGATACCGACGACGAGCAATACGTGCAAGTATAA
- the LOC100877980 gene encoding uncharacterized protein LOC100877980 isoform X1: MIRPLIEESTWCYWVVSVGALLSFLGLVVACICSCRRNENKNEFLGLAGSVTINDSDNDGFNRVPVTNATQVTTQDAVESGKRSTSANRSLPDIPKDREKKVENTDASVSQSIYETTETIGDQSELYATVRDTAAKERISKEEIQEISHQRPLIQENSTDQYSRFTSPNSDTVEHPYAQLQNVQKTEVNQSNRNNVKQIPIDAEQPSTSTCQVGNGNPVAPPRTRRSSSHNSLLTNETATYDIQAANAISGGVQANQDLPYMTPPLSMLLPQSSQPRSNSPQQHFSGDSQDSKGYTSISVREPLANIIAQTKTICRQNQSIRPLTDPHYATVSDDSDEMYAAIDEQDKIYTSGSETYAQIQPTMTEVQRVTQNEQTLFSRAPSRTEETYSAPQPPSVDSLRHVAHAHSRQASSSSANSSIVNPASPKPEKRQANSPLPPPPPSEGTMETYASIEKRTKNEDRLKSTLSNEKSLEDMYAKVMKKKKDAEEQQSEHACPHSILLPSEIVAPAGTFRKPSLVEINRISSSSHDSIEVQKKESDSAHYSATSNNSISSFHSEVVLLKSPRSSDIADIKSYGIDHGYEAVAIDLLKTNPTTIREPRDPNYETLRSQEYSAKSVDYHQSGSSAAIGVRNGTDLPTAYTVPFKQPRQASNASSEDPGYEKVRLRKRRIDVDQDTDSEPNYESMPHDSGEPNYASVCRPGDSDTDPNYESVNHGDPNYESVKYMSVARTNEEPPYEQVNSYKTEHLDGYEKVRKQLSNADYERIYQDHSMDLIDNGDTDDEQYVQV; this comes from the exons ATGATACGGCCTCTCATCGAGGAAAGTACCTGGTGTTACTGGGTCGTCTCTGTTGGAGCATTGTTATCATTTCTTGGTCTCGTCGTTGCTTGTATTTGCAGCTGTCGCCGTAATGAGAATAA GAATGAATTTCTTGGCCTTGCTGGATCGGTAACTATAAACGATTCTGACAATGATGGCTTTAACAGAGTTCCAGTAACAAATGCCACTCAAGTAACAACACAAGATGCTGTTGAAAGCGGGAAAAG ATCAACCAGTGCCAATAGAAGTCTTCCGGATATTCCAAAAGACAGGGAAAAGAAAGTCGAAAATACAGATGCATCTGTATCCCAAAGTATTTATGAAACCACTGAAACTATCGGAGATCAATCGGAGCTGTATGCCACGGTTCGGGATACAG CGGCAAAGGAAAGGATATCGAAAGAGGAAATACAAGAAATTTCACATCAAAGGCCTTTGATTCAAGAAAACTCGACAGACCAGTATTCAAGATTTACGTCCCCGAATTCTGATACTG TCGAACATCCATACGCTCAACTTCAAAACGTTCAAAAGACTGAAGTTAATCAATCGAATAG AAACAATGTGAAACAAATACCGATCGATGCCGAGCAACCATCCACCTCAACGTGCCAGGTTGGAAATGGAAACCCGGTTGCTCCTCCGCGAACTCGTCGATCGTCCTCGCACAATTCGCTTTTAACCAATGAAACCGCTACTTATGACATTCAAGCGGCTAATGCCATATCAGGTGGAGTACAAGCTAATCAAGATTTACCGTACATGACGCCACCACTTTCGATGTTACTTCCTCAGTCGTCTCAACCCCGTTCCAATAGTCCGCAACAACACTTCAGTGGAGACTCCCAAGACTCGA AAGGATACACCAGTATAAGCGTAAGAGAACCTTTAGCTAACATCATAGCGCAAACGAAGACAATTTGTCGGCAAAATCAGTCTATCAGACCTCTTACGGACCCTCACTACGCGACGGTGTCGGATGACTCTG ATGAAATGTATGCCGCGATCGACGAACAAGACAAGATATATACTAGTGGCAGCGAAACGTACGCTCAAATACAACCAACCATGACAGAGGTTCAACGAGTAacgcaaaacgagcaaacgtTATTTTCACGAGCTCCGTCACGTACTGAGGAAACTTATTCTGCTCCACAACCTCCGAGCGTCGACAGTTTGCGACACGTTGCGCACGCCCATTCTAGACAAG CGTCGTCCTCGAGTGCCAACAGTTCTATCGTAAACCCTGCATCACCAAAACCGGAGAAACGCCAGGCTAACTCTCCGCTACCGCCGCCTCCACCTTCGGAAGGCACGATGGAAACGTATGCATCGATCGAGAAAAGAACGAAGAACGAGGACCGACTGAAATCGACGCTGTCGAACGAAAAATCGTTGGAGGATATGTACGCGAAGGtgatgaagaagaaaaaagacGCGGAAGAACAGCAGAGTGAGCATGCCTGTCCTCACAGTATTCTACTGCCTTCGGAAATCGTCGCTCCTGCTGGGACGTTCAGAAAGCCCAGTCTGGTTGAAATAAACAGAATTTCATCGTCTAGTCACGATTCTATCGAGGTACAAAAGAAAGAGTCTGATTCCGCCCATTATTCCGCCACTTCAAACAATTCTATTAGCAGTTTTCATTCGGAGGTTGTCCTTTTGAAGTCGCCTAGGAGTAGCGATATCGCGGATATAAAATCTTATGGAATCGATCATGGTTACGAAGCAGTTGCCATAGATTTACTGAAGACTAATCCAACGACGATTCGCGAGCCCCGTGATCCCAATTACGAAACACTACGCTCGCAGGAATATTCTGCGAAGAGCGTGGATTATCATCAGAGCGGTAGTTCGGCTGCGATAGGCGTACGAAACGGCACAGATCTGCCAACAGCTTACACCGTACCGTTCAAACAACCGAGGCAAGCGAGCAACGCTAGCAGCGAAGATCCTGGATACGAAAAGGTTAGACTGAGAAAAAGAAGAATCGACGTGGATCAAGACACGGATTCGGAACCAAATTACGAGAGTATGCCGCACGATTCGGGTGAACCTAATTACGCGTCGGTTTGCCGACCGGGCGACAGCGACACGGATCCTAATTACGAATCTGTCAATCACGGAGACCCGAATTACGAGAGCGTTAAATATATGAGCGTTGCTCGTACCAACGAAGAACCACCCTACGAGCAAGTGAACTCGTATAAAACCGAACATCTAGACGGATACGAAAAAGTGAGGAAGCAGTTATCCAACGCCGATTACGAAAGGATATACCAGGATCATTCTATGGACCTGATCGATAACGGGGATACCGACGACGAGCAATACGTGCAAGTATAA
- the LOC100877980 gene encoding uncharacterized protein LOC100877980 isoform X3 — translation MIRPLIEESTWCYWVVSVGALLSFLGLVVACICSCRRNENKNEFLGLAGSVTINDSDNDGFNRVPVTNATQVTTQDAVESGKRSTSANRSLPDIPKDREKKVENTDASVSQSIYETTETIGDQSELYATVRDTAAKERISKEEIQEISHQRPLIQENSTDQYSRFTSPNSDTVEHPYAQLQNVQKTEVNQSNRNNVKQIPIDAEQPSTSTCQVGNGNPVAPPRTRRSSSHNSLLTNETATYDIQAANAISEGYTSISVREPLANIIAQTKTICRQNQSIRPLTDPHYATVSDDSDEMYAAIDEQDKIYTSGSETYAQIQPTMTEVQRVTQNEQTLFSRAPSRTEETYSAPQPPSVDSLRHVAHAHSRQASSSSANSSIVNPASPKPEKRQANSPLPPPPPSEGTMETYASIEKRTKNEDRLKSTLSNEKSLEDMYAKVMKKKKDAEEQQSEHACPHSILLPSEIVAPAGTFRKPSLVEINRISSSSHDSIEVQKKESDSAHYSATSNNSISSFHSEVVLLKSPRSSDIADIKSYGIDHGYEAVAIDLLKTNPTTIREPRDPNYETLRSQEYSAKSVDYHQSGSSAAIGVRNGTDLPTAYTVPFKQPRQASNASSEDPGYEKVRLRKRRIDVDQDTDSEPNYESMPHDSGEPNYASVCRPGDSDTDPNYESVNHGDPNYESVKYMSVARTNEEPPYEQVNSYKTEHLDGYEKVRKQLSNADYERIYQDHSMDLIDNGDTDDEQYVQV, via the exons ATGATACGGCCTCTCATCGAGGAAAGTACCTGGTGTTACTGGGTCGTCTCTGTTGGAGCATTGTTATCATTTCTTGGTCTCGTCGTTGCTTGTATTTGCAGCTGTCGCCGTAATGAGAATAA GAATGAATTTCTTGGCCTTGCTGGATCGGTAACTATAAACGATTCTGACAATGATGGCTTTAACAGAGTTCCAGTAACAAATGCCACTCAAGTAACAACACAAGATGCTGTTGAAAGCGGGAAAAG ATCAACCAGTGCCAATAGAAGTCTTCCGGATATTCCAAAAGACAGGGAAAAGAAAGTCGAAAATACAGATGCATCTGTATCCCAAAGTATTTATGAAACCACTGAAACTATCGGAGATCAATCGGAGCTGTATGCCACGGTTCGGGATACAG CGGCAAAGGAAAGGATATCGAAAGAGGAAATACAAGAAATTTCACATCAAAGGCCTTTGATTCAAGAAAACTCGACAGACCAGTATTCAAGATTTACGTCCCCGAATTCTGATACTG TCGAACATCCATACGCTCAACTTCAAAACGTTCAAAAGACTGAAGTTAATCAATCGAATAG AAACAATGTGAAACAAATACCGATCGATGCCGAGCAACCATCCACCTCAACGTGCCAGGTTGGAAATGGAAACCCGGTTGCTCCTCCGCGAACTCGTCGATCGTCCTCGCACAATTCGCTTTTAACCAATGAAACCGCTACTTATGACATTCAAGCGGCTAATGCCATATCAG AAGGATACACCAGTATAAGCGTAAGAGAACCTTTAGCTAACATCATAGCGCAAACGAAGACAATTTGTCGGCAAAATCAGTCTATCAGACCTCTTACGGACCCTCACTACGCGACGGTGTCGGATGACTCTG ATGAAATGTATGCCGCGATCGACGAACAAGACAAGATATATACTAGTGGCAGCGAAACGTACGCTCAAATACAACCAACCATGACAGAGGTTCAACGAGTAacgcaaaacgagcaaacgtTATTTTCACGAGCTCCGTCACGTACTGAGGAAACTTATTCTGCTCCACAACCTCCGAGCGTCGACAGTTTGCGACACGTTGCGCACGCCCATTCTAGACAAG CGTCGTCCTCGAGTGCCAACAGTTCTATCGTAAACCCTGCATCACCAAAACCGGAGAAACGCCAGGCTAACTCTCCGCTACCGCCGCCTCCACCTTCGGAAGGCACGATGGAAACGTATGCATCGATCGAGAAAAGAACGAAGAACGAGGACCGACTGAAATCGACGCTGTCGAACGAAAAATCGTTGGAGGATATGTACGCGAAGGtgatgaagaagaaaaaagacGCGGAAGAACAGCAGAGTGAGCATGCCTGTCCTCACAGTATTCTACTGCCTTCGGAAATCGTCGCTCCTGCTGGGACGTTCAGAAAGCCCAGTCTGGTTGAAATAAACAGAATTTCATCGTCTAGTCACGATTCTATCGAGGTACAAAAGAAAGAGTCTGATTCCGCCCATTATTCCGCCACTTCAAACAATTCTATTAGCAGTTTTCATTCGGAGGTTGTCCTTTTGAAGTCGCCTAGGAGTAGCGATATCGCGGATATAAAATCTTATGGAATCGATCATGGTTACGAAGCAGTTGCCATAGATTTACTGAAGACTAATCCAACGACGATTCGCGAGCCCCGTGATCCCAATTACGAAACACTACGCTCGCAGGAATATTCTGCGAAGAGCGTGGATTATCATCAGAGCGGTAGTTCGGCTGCGATAGGCGTACGAAACGGCACAGATCTGCCAACAGCTTACACCGTACCGTTCAAACAACCGAGGCAAGCGAGCAACGCTAGCAGCGAAGATCCTGGATACGAAAAGGTTAGACTGAGAAAAAGAAGAATCGACGTGGATCAAGACACGGATTCGGAACCAAATTACGAGAGTATGCCGCACGATTCGGGTGAACCTAATTACGCGTCGGTTTGCCGACCGGGCGACAGCGACACGGATCCTAATTACGAATCTGTCAATCACGGAGACCCGAATTACGAGAGCGTTAAATATATGAGCGTTGCTCGTACCAACGAAGAACCACCCTACGAGCAAGTGAACTCGTATAAAACCGAACATCTAGACGGATACGAAAAAGTGAGGAAGCAGTTATCCAACGCCGATTACGAAAGGATATACCAGGATCATTCTATGGACCTGATCGATAACGGGGATACCGACGACGAGCAATACGTGCAAGTATAA